The following coding sequences are from one Onychostoma macrolepis isolate SWU-2019 chromosome 24, ASM1243209v1, whole genome shotgun sequence window:
- the nrros gene encoding transforming growth factor beta activator LRRC33 — MPVFDRLSIVLCHGVVPLLVVLLSVAGHPQIVPCRLIQSIALCNSCQLSAVPDHLPSQTEEIFLNKNRLVNLQDGCLSRYPLLRTFSCANNQLMMVEENVFSESPLLENLNLANNELYYGHKQVAQSLSSLSHLKTLDLSGNGLSEDMVSLLVQNLSSLETLYLSRNAMLRLDESTFRDLHQLRELNVERNLLFEIDGAFDHMKKLQRLNLAFNCLPCLVNFEMTQLLVLNASHNSIEWFITNQNLTETFQLETLDLSDNHLLFFPFLPTKNRIRTLLLSNNRVGFYQHLSNYTSSNWTTSIEYYNLGQNISSITVELWNENLHGDLSSVELLDLSENKVNYFPQGFIQQMPSLYWLRLRSNCLQSFSLKPEDLPVTLYELDVSQNRLTELKASQRSISELNNLTHLNLSTNDLQNLPTRIFASLPKLHTLDLSQNTVDVCYLPSSSGCVVWSNIGSLKQLYLASCSIQNIPSLAFKGTPLTHLELSNNPDLNLKQESLEGLANTLQHLGLGNTGLQAFDFSPYSHLKSLNICRNSLPELPESVMALNLKLLDLRDNMLTTIPYQHAGMLAQRLQTVYMNGNAFNCCHLDWYKTFVENKGISIVDLSEITCLDLNHRRHKVVLFDAIHCGGSSNEESVIWYILLFVTVSFSIMGISIIYMLTFKPRMLPRAIKKRCWRPAPY; from the exons ATGCCGGTGTTCGATCGCCTGTCCATCGTGCTCTGTCACGGAGTGGTGCCGCTACTGGTGGTCCTGCTTTCAGTCGCAGGACATCCGCAGATCGTCCCCTGCAGGCTG ATCCAAAGCATAGCTCTGTGCAACAGCTGTCAGCTCTCTGCCGTACCAGATCATTTACCAAGTCAAACCGAGGAGATCTTCTTAAACAAGAACCGTCTAGTAAATCTTCAAGATGGTTGTCTCTCCAGATATCCTCTTCTACGGACGTTCAGCTGTGCGAACAATCAGCTAATGATGGTGGAAGAGAACGTGTTCTCTGAATCGCCTCTTTTAGAAAACCTCAATTTAGCCAACAACGAGCTTTACTATGGACACAAGCAGGTGGCCCAGTCCTTAAGCTCTCTGTCCCACCTAAAGACCCTTGATCTTTCAGGTAATGGCCTCTCGGAGGACATGGTGTCTCTGCTGGTACAGAATCTGTCCTCGCTTGAGACTCTATACTTGTCCCGGAATGCCATGCTGAGGCTGGATGAATCAACATTCAGAGACCTTCATCAGCTTAGGGAGCTGAACGTCGAAAGAAACTTGTTGTTTGAGATCGATGGAGCGTTTGATCATATGAAAAAACTCCAGAGGTTGAACCTGGCCTTCAACTGCTTACCTTGTTTGGTCAACTTTGAAATGACCCAACTGCTGGTCCTAAATGCCAGCCACAATTCCATTGAATGGTTCATAACCAATCAAAATTTGACTGAGACCTTTCAGCTGGAGACGCTGGATCTGTCCGACAACCATTTGCTGTTCTTTCCATTCCTTCCAACAAAAAACCGAATAAGAACTTTGCTGTTGTCCAATAATCGAGTCGGTTTTTACCAACACTTATCAAATTACACATCTTCAAACTGGACCACTAGTATTGAGTACTACAACTTGGGGCAAAATATAAGCAGCATCACAGTAGAGCTCTGGAATGAGAACCTTCACGGTGATCTTTCCTCGGTAGAGCTCCTGGACCTGAGTGAAAACAAGGTGAACTATTTCCCCCAGGGATTCATTCAGCAGATGCCGTCTCTTTATTGGCTGAGGCTGAGAAGTAACTGTTTACAGTCCTTCAGTTTGAAGCCTGAAGATCTACCAGTCACCCTTTATGAACTGGATGTTAGCCAAAACAGGTTAACCGAGCTGAAAGCAAGCCAACGCTCCATTAGCGAGCTGAACAATCTCACACATCTCAATCTGAGTACAAATGACCTTCAGAACCTTCCAACTAGGATTTTTGCTAGTCTACCGAAACTTCACACACTAGATCTCAGTCAAAACACTGTGGACGTGTGTTACTTGCCAAGTTCCTCAGGATGTGTTGTGTGGTCCAACATCGGTTCCCTAAAACAACTCTATCTTGCCAGCTGTAGCATTCAGAACATCCCGTCTTTAGCGTTCAAGGGCACGCCACTAACCCATCTCGAACTCTCAAACAATCCAGACCTAAACCTCAAACAGGAATCTCTGGAAGGTCTCGCAAACACATTGCAGCATTTGGGACTCGGTAATACCGGTCTTCAAGCTTTTGACTTCTCTCCGTATAGCCATTTGAAGTCTTTAAACATCTGTAGAAACTCACTACCAGAACTTCCTGAATCTGTAATGGCATTAAACCTAAAGCTTCTGGACTTGAGGGATAACATGTTAACAACCATCCCGTACCAACATGCTGGCATGTTAGCTCAAAGACTGCAGACTGTTTATATGAATGGAAATGCCTTCAACTGTTGCCATTTAGACTGGTACAAGACATTCGTGGAGAATAAAGGCATCAGTATTGTAGATCTCTCAGAAATTACATGTTTGGACTTAAACCACAGGCGTCACAAGGTCGTGCTTTTTGACGCCATCCACTGTGGTGGCTCCAGCAATGAGGAGTCTGTCATTTGGTACATTCTTCTCTTTGTAACAGTCAGTTTTTCCATCATGGGTATATCCATCATTTACATGCTCACCTTTAAGCCAAGAATGTTGCCTCGCGCCATTAAAAAGAGATGCTGGAGGCCGGCTCCTTATTGA